Genomic DNA from Halorussus rarus:
GGAACGCCGCACCGAGCAGCGCGGCCGCGAGAACCGCGACGGCGCGCTCCGGCAGCCGATCCCCCGCGCGCTCGGCGTCCGCGGACGCCTCGCCGCGCTCCTCGCCCGTCGGCCGGCCGACGTCCGGGGCGTCGAGTGTCACGTCCGCCGAAAGTCACCGGATCGTGATAAGTCCGCGTGGTTCGGAACGGCGTCGGCGCGCTCGACGCTCCTTGGTCGGGTACGGGGAGCCGACGGACGGGAACGTCACCGCGTCGAACCGGGTCAGGAACAGAGGTCGGCCAGCGTCTCGCGGAGGGCGTCGGCGGCCCGCTCGACGTCCGCGACGCGGACGTACTCGCGGGGCGCGTGGGCCACCGCGCCCTCGTCGTCGGCCAGCGCGCCCGGCCCGAACACGACCGTCGGCGCGACCTCGGCGAAGTACGACGCCTCGGTCGCGGCCCCGAAGGGGCGAACCTCGCCGCCGCCGGCGTCCCGGAGCGTCCGGACCACCGGGTCGTCGGCTGGCGTCTCGAACGCCGCCAGGAACGGCGTGTCGCGCTCGGCGAGGGCGACGTCTACCTCGACGTCCGGCGGGGCGCGCGCCCGGAGGTGGTCGGCCAGCGCCGACCGGAACCCCTCGGCGGTCTCGGGCGGGACGCTCCGGCGGTCCACCACGAACGAACACGCCGCGGGCACCTGGTTGGTCGCGGTGCCGCCCTCGATGGTGGTCGGCGTCAGCGTGGGCGCGCCCAGCGCGTCGCTCTCGCCCGGGCGGTCCTCGCGGTCGTCGAAGTCGTCGAGCGACGCGAGCAAGTCGCCGGCCGCCCGGACCGCGTTGACGCCCGACTCGGGTTCGGCGGCGTGGGCGTTCGCTCCCCGGACCGTGACGGTCGCCTGGAAGCGACCCATCGCGGCGTTGCAGACGTCGAGTTCGGTGGGCTCGCCCACGATGACGGCGTCGGGCGCCGGACCCAAGCCGGCCGGCGAATCGTCGTCGAACAGCGCGGCCGCCCCCGTCGAGTCGGTCTCCTCGTCGGGCGACACCGCAAGCGTCACGCGACCGCGCTCGGGAGCAGCGCCGAGGAACGCCGCGAGCATCGCCGCCAGCGGCCCCTTCGCGTCGCAGGACCCCCGGCCCCGGACGATGTCGTCGTCAGTTCCCTCCCCGCGGCGCTCGAACGGAACGTGGGGCGGCACGGTGTCGACGTGGGTGTTCAGGACGACGTGGGGTCCCTCGCGCCCGGAGTCGCGGACCGCAACGGTGTTGCCGGCGTCGTCCACGTCGACCGAGACGTCGGCGTCGGCCGACTCGAGCGTCTCGACGAGCAGGTCGCGCATCTCGGTCACGTCCTCGTGGGACGGGGTCTGTACTGCGCGTTCGAGGAAGGCTATCGGGTCGAAACTCATGGATAGAATCAGCGCCAGTCGGCGTCCTCAGGCCTCCGAGACCGTCCGCGGGTTCGGCGTCGAGGCGATCTCGCCCTCGAACTCGCGCTCGGCCGGGCCGGTCAGGGTCGCCCGGCCGTTCCGGAAGCCGACCTCGAGCTCGCCGCCCGGCGGGAACACGGACACGGGCGCCTCGTCGGTGCGACCGAGTCGTCGGGCCGCCACGCCGATGGCGACCGCGCCGGTGCCGCACGACCGGGTCTCGCCCTCGACGCCGCGCTCGTAGGTCCGCTGGTCGAAGCCGCCGTCGGGCCGCGGCGAGGCGAACGTCGCGTTCGCGCCCTCCGGGAAGGCGTCGGCGTTTCGGACGGCGGGGCCGACCGTCTCGAGGTCCACCTCGTCGACGTCGTCGACGAACGCGACCGCGTGGGGGACGCCGGTGTTGACCGCGGTGAGTTCGACGCCGGCGACCTCCTCGGCGACCAGCGGGTCCTCGCGGTCGGCTGCGAGCGGAACGTCCGCGGGCGCGAACGACGGCTCGCCCATCTCGATGGTCACCTCGTCGCCCCGGACGTCGGCCCGGCGGGTCCCCGCCTGGGTGTCGAGCATGATGGCGTCGGCGCCGGTGCGCTCGGCCGCCCACTTCGCGGCGCAGCGCGCGCCGTTGCCGCACATCGCCGCGGTCGAGCCGTCGGGCTGGACCAGCGTCATCACCACGCGGGGCGGCGAGAACTGGGGTTCCAGCGCCAGGAAGAGTGTCCCGTCCGCGCCGACGGACGAGTCCGTCGAGCCTCCGGCGACGCTCACCCCCTCGCGCCGGTCGCACACCTTCCGGGCGAACGCCGCCCGGTCGGGCACGTACTCGTCCGCGTCTACTACCACGAAATCGTTACCGGTACCGTGAAACTTCTCGTACTCGATGCTCATAGCTCGTCCTCCGGTTCGACCGCCGTCACGTCCGCAATCGTTTCGCGCCGTCGCGCCACGCGGGCGTGGTCGCCGTCGAGGACGACCGACGCCGGGCGCGGGCGGGAGTTGTACTGACTCGCCATCTCGTAGCCGTAGGCCCCGGCGTTGCCCACCGCGAGCAGGTCGCCGCGCTCGGGGGCCGGGAGCTCGTGGTCGCCGAAGGTGTCGGCGCTCTCGCAGACCGGGCCGGCGACCGTCACCTCGCGCTCGGGGCGCTCGTCGGCGTCCGGGGCCAGGCTCCGGATCTCGTGGCGGGCGTCGTAGATGGCCGGTCGCGCCAGGGTCGTCATCCCCGCGCCGACGCCGACCACGGCGCCCGCCGGCGTCTCCTTGACCGTGTTGACCGCGGTCAGGAGCACGCCGGCGTCGGCCACGAGGTAGCGACCGGGCTCGACCGCGAGGGCGGCGTCCACTTCTCCGAGGGCCTCGCGGGTCGCCTCGGCCACCGCGTCGAGGTCCAGCGGCTCCTCGTCCGGGGAGTAGGGAACGCCGAAGCCGCCGCCGACGTCGACGAACTCGAGGTCCACGCCCCGACCTTCGACCTCCCGCGCGAGGTCGCCCATCCGCGCCACCAGTTCCCGGTGGGCCGAGAGATCCTCGCCCGAGATGCCGCTGCCGGCGTGGGCGTGGAGGCCGACGACCTCGAAGTCGTCGTCGGCCTCCTCTACAAGGTCGGTCGCGCGGTCGTACGGCACGCCGAACTTGGCGTCCGCGCCGGTCGAGACCTTCTCGTGGTGGCCCGCGCCGACGCCGGGGTTGACCCGCAGGCAGACCCGGCCGTCGTAGCCCCGCTCCGCGAGCCGGTCGAGCGTGTCGGCCGCCCCGACCGTGATCGTGAGTCCCGGGTGGTCCTCGGCCAGCCGGACCGCCACGTCGAGGTCGCGGGCCGGCGGGTTGACCGCGGTGTAGTGGACGCGCTCGCCGGGGACGCCGGCGCTCAGGGCCCGGGCGAGTTCGCCCGCCGAGGCGCACTCGACGCCGGCGCCCTCGTCGGCCAGGGCGCGCAGGACCGGCCGGGCGGTGTTGGCCTTCGCGGCGTAGTACACCTCGGCCTCGGGGAACGCGTCGGCCATGCGCCGGTAGTTCTCCCGGACGCGGTCGAGGTCCAGCACGTACAGCGGCGCGCCGTGCTCGTCGGCCAGTTCGCGGAGCCGGTCGGCCGGCCAGTCGGCGAGCCGGCGCACCGCCGGGTTCCGGACCTGCGCGGCGCTCATTCTCGCAGGGCCTCCTCTCGCTCGACGCCCTCGAGGGTGGTCTCCTCGACGTTCATCGCCACCACCGCGGGCTTGTAGGCGCCGCCCTCGAACAGGTCGTGGTCGCCGACCGACGACTCCACGAACCGGGTGAAGGCCCGGCGCTCGGGCGGGAGACGACCGTAGACGACCTCCTCCTCGACCAGGTCGTACACCGGGATGCGGGGCGTGAGCAGGGTGTTCTCGGCGACCACCGAGTTCTCCCCGACCACGAACCCCGAGGTGACCCGGCAGCCCGCGCCGAGCGAGGCGCCGTCCTCGACCACGACCGGGGCGTCCTCGACCGGTTCGAGCACGCCGCCGACGAGGGTGTTGGCGCCCAGCTTGACGTCCGCGCCGATCTGGGCGCACGAGCCGACGGTGTCGCAGGAGTCGACCAGCGTCCCGTCGCCGACGTGCGCGCCGATATTGACGAAGCTCGGGCTCATCATGATGCAGTCCGAGCCGAGGTACGCGCCCCGGCGGACGACGGTCCCGTCGGGCGTGTTGCGGGTGCCCCTCTCGGGCAGGTCGGCCGTCTCGCGCAGGGGCAGCACGTCGTGGTAGGTCACGTCGCCGTACTCCCGGCCAGCGATCTCGCGCAGGCCGAAGTTCAGCAGGATGCCCCGCTTGACCCACTCGTTCGACTCCCACTCGCCCTCGCGCTTCTCGGCGGCCCGGACCTCGCCGGCTTCGAGCGCGTCTAAGAACTCTTCGAGGACGGCGTACTCCTCGTCGCCCGCGTCGCCAGCGGTGAGGCTGCCGTCGTCGTACCGATGCCACAGGTCGTCTACGTCGGATTCAAGACTCATGCGTCTCCCTCCACTACGTCCGCGAAGTCGTACCACCCCGGCTCCCGGCCCGCGAGCCAGACCGCCGCGTCGAGCGCGCCCTCGGCGAAGACGCCGCGGTCCTCGGCGCGGTGGGTGAGCCGGACCTCCTCGTGGTTGCCCGCCAAGAGCACCTCGTGCTCGCCCGTGATGGCCCCGGCCCGGCGGGCGTGGACGCCGATCTCGCCCGCCTCGCGTGGCGCCTCGCCCTCGCGGCCGTGGACGCGCTTC
This window encodes:
- a CDS encoding M20 family metallopeptidase; the protein is MSFDPIAFLERAVQTPSHEDVTEMRDLLVETLESADADVSVDVDDAGNTVAVRDSGREGPHVVLNTHVDTVPPHVPFERRGEGTDDDIVRGRGSCDAKGPLAAMLAAFLGAAPERGRVTLAVSPDEETDSTGAAALFDDDSPAGLGPAPDAVIVGEPTELDVCNAAMGRFQATVTVRGANAHAAEPESGVNAVRAAGDLLASLDDFDDREDRPGESDALGAPTLTPTTIEGGTATNQVPAACSFVVDRRSVPPETAEGFRSALADHLRARAPPDVEVDVALAERDTPFLAAFETPADDPVVRTLRDAGGGEVRPFGAATEASYFAEVAPTVVFGPGALADDEGAVAHAPREYVRVADVERAADALRETLADLCS
- the dapF gene encoding diaminopimelate epimerase, which produces MSIEYEKFHGTGNDFVVVDADEYVPDRAAFARKVCDRREGVSVAGGSTDSSVGADGTLFLALEPQFSPPRVVMTLVQPDGSTAAMCGNGARCAAKWAAERTGADAIMLDTQAGTRRADVRGDEVTIEMGEPSFAPADVPLAADREDPLVAEEVAGVELTAVNTGVPHAVAFVDDVDEVDLETVGPAVRNADAFPEGANATFASPRPDGGFDQRTYERGVEGETRSCGTGAVAIGVAARRLGRTDEAPVSVFPPGGELEVGFRNGRATLTGPAEREFEGEIASTPNPRTVSEA
- the lysA gene encoding diaminopimelate decarboxylase, with the protein product MSAAQVRNPAVRRLADWPADRLRELADEHGAPLYVLDLDRVRENYRRMADAFPEAEVYYAAKANTARPVLRALADEGAGVECASAGELARALSAGVPGERVHYTAVNPPARDLDVAVRLAEDHPGLTITVGAADTLDRLAERGYDGRVCLRVNPGVGAGHHEKVSTGADAKFGVPYDRATDLVEEADDDFEVVGLHAHAGSGISGEDLSAHRELVARMGDLAREVEGRGVDLEFVDVGGGFGVPYSPDEEPLDLDAVAEATREALGEVDAALAVEPGRYLVADAGVLLTAVNTVKETPAGAVVGVGAGMTTLARPAIYDARHEIRSLAPDADERPEREVTVAGPVCESADTFGDHELPAPERGDLLAVGNAGAYGYEMASQYNSRPRPASVVLDGDHARVARRRETIADVTAVEPEDEL
- a CDS encoding 2,3,4,5-tetrahydropyridine-2,6-dicarboxylate N-succinyltransferase, which encodes MSLESDVDDLWHRYDDGSLTAGDAGDEEYAVLEEFLDALEAGEVRAAEKREGEWESNEWVKRGILLNFGLREIAGREYGDVTYHDVLPLRETADLPERGTRNTPDGTVVRRGAYLGSDCIMMSPSFVNIGAHVGDGTLVDSCDTVGSCAQIGADVKLGANTLVGGVLEPVEDAPVVVEDGASLGAGCRVTSGFVVGENSVVAENTLLTPRIPVYDLVEEEVVYGRLPPERRAFTRFVESSVGDHDLFEGGAYKPAVVAMNVEETTLEGVEREEALRE